A window of [Clostridium] innocuum genomic DNA:
GCAATATCTAGTGGGATGATGTTTTCCTGTAATGTGATTTTCATCTGCTATGCCCCCACTCCATCTGCTTTGAAGGTACCGGTCTTGTAATCATACACGCCCTCTGTGAATGTTCCATCTGCGACATTGTATTTACCATGCAAGCTGTCACCCTTTTGTGCGAAGGTTCCTTCCAGTGCGATTTTACCGCCACCCTCACCGGATCCTGGATTGGATGGTTGGATCTCATACTCAGACTTATGTGCTGCAAATTCCCCTGCAGACCCTTCGATCGGCGCCCATGTTTCTACTTCATAGGCCGTAAACATCTCTCCGATCAGCTTTTTCTTACCTACCTCATACACATGCATGACAAAGGCGTTATCCGGAATCAATTCTCCCGAATACGATACTGACGGTGCATATCCTGTCATATTGGAATGCTGGTTCTTTTCATTGATATACTGTCCGTCATCTGTATTCGGTGATGCGTCCTCTGTCCAGTCCGTGATACCAGTACCGGCAAGGACCGGCTTCTCGATACCATCCCATATAGCATAGTTCAGATTCTCATGTCGATTGACGACAGTACTTTTTGGTGTAAATGCCATTACTCAAACGCTCCTTTCTTTTCATATACTAATTTGTAGGCTGCCACGAAGGTAGCCGTCTTTTCTTTTTCTCCAGTATCATCTACCGGTGTTGATGTCATTTCCAAACTAATCGGCTTCGCATCCGTAAGAGTAAGATTCGGAAACCCTTCTCTTGTCTCTCGTGCAAATGTCGCAGCCAGGTCATTCAACGGCTTCGTGATGTCAAGATTATGTCTGGTATCCTTAACAGATGCCTGCATGCTTACCGTGAATGAAAACTCAGCCTTATATCCACCAGTGATATACTGCTGAAGGATCGGAACATCATTCATTCGTTTGAAACAGATCGCCGTTTCTTTGGAGTTTGGAAAATACTCCAGATACCATCCCTTTGTGTTTGGAATCTGGATCTTACTGATGTATCCCATGAACAGCTCTTCGACGATCTGCCTGACATCCTCCAGTGCTACATTAGCCATGCTTGAACCATCCTTTCGTCAATTTCACCCATTTCCCTTTGTTTTTGCTTTTGGAACGGATATACCATTCAGGGCCGGCAAGCGGATGCGTCTTACCATACTTCAATGCCTTGCTCGTAGTCTCTTTGACTTCTCCAAGTCTTGCCCATGCTCTACGTGAACGTATACCGACCATCACTTTCCCGTGATACAAGAAGCGTGCATACGGTCCTGTCCAGACAATTTTATCCTTATAGCGATTTTGATTAACTAACGCAGACATATACAAAATACCATCCTGCATTGGCACATACGGTGTCGTGTCCTTGATAACCTGGCTTATGAGCTTCTTTTTACATTTTGTTAGCTTCATCCGGTCTTTTAACATGCGGGCATCCCCGTCAAACTGGACCTTTACCTTAACACTCATTTCCCTGTTATCTCCACTCTGATCGGCTTCGTACCATCGAGAAATATCTCATTTACTCCTGTGATGGTGTATTCATCATCACGGAATTTTAGCGTATCATTGGTACTGATAATAAAATCTGTTCCATACTGCAGTACACGGTCATTTTCATCATAGGCAGTGTAATCACCAAGTTCTATATACACGATGATCTTGTCATCAGTTGTAATCCCGCGCTTTGACTGCTGCATTCCGTAACTTGGGTCTGCTTTCACATGCAGTATCGTGATGACCTGCTCAGCTGTCGCTCCGTTATCATCCTCATGTAG
This region includes:
- a CDS encoding ABC transporter permease — translated: MANVALEDVRQIVEELFMGYISKIQIPNTKGWYLEYFPNSKETAICFKRMNDVPILQQYITGGYKAEFSFTVSMQASVKDTRHNLDITKPLNDLAATFARETREGFPNLTLTDAKPISLEMTSTPVDDTGEKEKTATFVAAYKLVYEKKGAFE
- a CDS encoding minor capsid protein, translating into MSVKVKVQFDGDARMLKDRMKLTKCKKKLISQVIKDTTPYVPMQDGILYMSALVNQNRYKDKIVWTGPYARFLYHGKVMVGIRSRRAWARLGEVKETTSKALKYGKTHPLAGPEWYIRSKSKNKGKWVKLTKGWFKHG